AAGCTCAAGAAACGACCGTGGCGGTGCTAGGCCTGGGTCGCATTGGGCTGCTGGTGGCGCAGCGTTTTGTCGATAACGGGTTCAACGTGGCGGGCTGGAGCCGCAGACCCAAACAAATTCCGGGAATCACCTGCCATGTCGATGTTGATGGCCTCGACCAGGTGCTGGAGTCTTCCGATTACGTGATTTCAGTACTGCCGTCGACGCCAGAGACGATCGGAATGTTCAGGCGCGATCTTTTCGAGCGCTTTAATCCGCGGTCCTTGTTTATCAACGTCGGACGTGGTGATCTCGTCAATGAACCCGAACTGATCGAGTCCCTCGACGCGGGATTACTGGCCGGCGCGGTGCTCGATGTTATGTCGGAAGAACCACTACCCGCGGAAAACCTGCTGTGGTTGCATCCGAAGGTGCAGCTAACGCCCCACGTTTCGGGTTACCATCTGGGCGATGCCATCATAGACATTGCCGAGAACTACCGGCGCCTGCAAAATGGTGAGCCG
The Gammaproteobacteria bacterium DNA segment above includes these coding regions:
- a CDS encoding glyoxylate/hydroxypyruvate reductase A, with the translated sequence MALLIDVKHPDWMKDDELRVELLRYYPEADIRTGDQPGNLDDIEMLTVSTYLPREAIQYPNLKLIQKAGAGVNNILADPELPESIQVARLRTDTSGNEMAEYALAYVLQQQRHMREYQQQQARSEWVFYPPRKAQETTVAVLGLGRIGLLVAQRFVDNGFNVAGWSRRPKQIPGITCHVDVDGLDQVLESSDYVISVLPSTPETIGMFRRDLFERFNPRSLFINVGRGDLVNEPELIESLDAGLLAGAVLDVMSEEPLPAENLLWLHPKVQLTPHVSGYHLGDAIIDIAENYRRLQNGEPLLNLVDRRQGY